The nucleotide window TAAAACACAAATcgaatttattttttgtgaagcGGTAACGAAGACGACTAAAATATTATCacaaaagaagaagacaaaaaaattgaacaaaattttCATTGTTACGTGAAGGGAGTTAAGTGCAAAAGCACATGTTCGAGATGTTAGTACTAAGAAATGGTACTGTTAGAATGCATGTCTAATAATCTATCTGATGGTGATTCGAACTCAGTGTAAAGGTCCGAACACGAACCTTAACCAGTTAGCCTAACTCACCATGTTTATGACTAATCAATCTTATAATTAATCAAGAATAAAAAGCGCAAGCTAGGAATTATACATATAGTGACATTATGTTCGAATTAATTATGTATTCTAGTATGAGCATGCATGTTTACAGGTAATTGATTAAGTTTCTAAAAGATATATATAacatatctttctttttttttggaaactatataTAACATATCTTTCAAGAACCAATAATTCCCTCTCTAATCATTAGGACCACACTCGGTTGGGCTTAATCTATATTCATGTTCCAAAAGATACACCAACTATTCATATATCCAACCAACCCACAATCCTAAAGCTAATGTTTAAATTTCAGTCTCAAGCATGCACAAGAGAAAGTTCCTCTTGGTGAAGTTTGTGATCATCTTATGGACTCAATAAGAATGACCTAATTGGTTTTATTAAGggtagtgctatccacacattcatttttacttaTCACATACCATTCTCAATTTTCGATCgttggatcaaatgaattgaagaatatcaatagctaaaaactaacaagagtgtgtgagaggtaaaaatgagtgtgtgaatagcactttATTAAATATGGCTTTTGATGTGTAAAAATGCAATCCTTTTTCTTGAGCAATTTTTTAGTATTAGATCTAGAATATAGCCACGTGACGTTCCTATTTCACTAAAATTACAATACGTGAATTTGCTTTTTCTATTAATATAACCTAAAAGATGAGCATCTCAATCATGTCATCTACATTTATTATAACACGTAATATAGTGCACCATGTAGCTTGTGTTTCCATTACTCATAAAAATTTATAGTTTTTCTTGATTCCCAAATATATTATTGAACGGCatcaaattaaaagaaataaaataagaaaaagttcGTTATGTCATTGGCTAATATATTGTTACATTTTTTTACCAGCAAATTATTGGTGAGACGATTGCAAAATGTAGTGGGCACAAGGCTTTCATTCAAAGAATCAAAGGCAACAATTTTAATCATGCAATGTATACAAATATGGCATATGATtgagagaaaaattcatgtaTCTTGATAAAGAGAGATCTAAAGAGGTTTTGGTATGATCAGTTCATGATGACTTGTGCGGGAAGTAGGATGAGGGCTCTAATACAACAtaagataaatatatataggcCTTTTATTTAATTGGATtctaattatattttaaatggaGATAAGTTGTAGGCTCACTTCTCATTGAACTTTAACTCAaaccatttattttttaagttgcacttcatagatcattcttacaAAATGTTAGCAAAACTGAAAATGTTAAAACATCTAATTAAGTTCAAATAAATTGACAAACACTGTGTtataagaaaatttgaaatttcatcatgacaatcaaatgggtaaatggtttcatattgaattaattttttataaagatgaTCTATAAATGGAGACTAAAAAATAAACGATTTAAatcgttgaaattcgatgtaAAGTGAATCCCACAACTAGTcccaatttttaaaaaatagaatCCTTTTGAATAAAGGCTCTGATAAATATATTCAAATAATTTGTAGTGCAGTATTTTGATATTCAGCAAAGTCGTATACACATACACTAGttcaaaattcaaccaaaaaagAAAGTACTAGTTGTGGTGAGTGGTGGTGACTCAATTCATGGTCCCACCACCAAAACTTAGAAGAGGTGGGGCCAAAATTATCATTGATTCAATATAAGGGTTATCTTATACCTTTCTGGCCTTTCGGCAAGATTTTCAAGTAGattatttataggctaggggaGCTTTTTATAAGTATAGTTTCAAGAAAGCAAAGATAGTAGTATTCGTACTACTGCTTTCTCTTTCGTGTTCACCTTTTAGGCATGAACCTTCAATCTTGATATCAAAATCTGCCTACAATTATGTGTAGTATGTGTGTTAGTGAAGCGTGCAAATTATAGAAAACTACTTAACTAGACactctttattattttaatcacTAATTCCAGTGATTGGCTTATGCAACAACGCACTTGAATGTGAGAGCGAGACCCTTGCATTCGAGTCTCACCTCTTTTTAGTGTGTTGCTCCATTCCATATGGCTACCTCACCCGAAACTCTCCAAACTCTTAAGAATTTATTACCAACTGATAGGTCCTTTAACCACCTCATATATGTTCAACTAAATTCACCTGTTATTATCAGTTATTCACATTTTGTTTTCCCACTTCATTTTTTTACTGTTGATAAAAAAGTTTATTGTGTTTCGGAGTATACgataattcaaaacttttaaCAGTcttaatttttgtgtttttaacgaaatcttaattttttttgtttttaactaAATATCTAGCAGTTAAAATACATGAAGATAATAGAAAATGCCATTGTTGATATTGATTTTCAAATATGTGCAGGATATCATGTTAGCTAGAGTCAGATGTCTCTATACATCATTGCTGCCATACATTCAATACGTGAAAGTTATCACCTTTGTCATAATATATAGTAGACCCGACGACATTTAATCCTTTTGTTTTGGTCCTTACTTATGTCAGCCGATTTGCCAGTAATCTACTCAAAGACTTTGTGCGTGCAACTCGGGTTCTGATTACAGACTGATCAATTGATCAATAATACAAGAACAGTAGTACGTAGTACTGAAGCTCTCGACGCATATCagcttttatatatatatatatatatatatatatatatatatatatatatatatatatatgtatatttataaaCAGAAGAATTCAATAATACAAGATAACAGTGTACTGTAGAAAAAATCATTGGTTAACTTAGAGTACTTGAAGTGGTATATTATTAGTTTAAGGGGCATCTCTGTATAAATTCATTACTAATAAACCCTAACGCTTTTGGGTTTATATGTAGTTTCCATAGTTTTAAAAGTTATGTTCAatacaatataaaataaatataaaattgtaTTGGAATCTTTTAGTTTGAATGATATTTTTGTAATGCAATTACATTCACGTATAACAACCACCTTGACAATGTAATAGGACATTCACAACGTAAATGCTAACTGTGTGTAACAGTAACAATGTCATTTGTGTTGTTAACTAGCTATAccttataattattttataaccTTGGTCCGTAAACTCTGATTATTACAGTGTAACTTTACCTTTTTTACAATTCAAATATTAAATGTTAAAATCATATTGTATAACTGTTAAATGTTTTAATAAAATGCTCCGAATTGAGTAATTACATGATGTCCactaataattttattaaaacaataccaataccattttgtttttaaaataccATAAATTTTCCtctaatataataatattagaTCAGTTTAATTAGTATAAACGAGAGAATATGGTATATTAAGCAATCTGTAGCGTTTGATAGGACATGGGAACAGACTAACTATTGACTGGGGAAAGTTTGAGGGTCTGCAATGCCAATTGTTGTTGAACAGTGCTTGTTAATGTTATAAAGCCGGAGTCACACTCATCCTTTTGTTCCTTGGTAGCCCATGATTTATAACACTCGTCTTTTTGCTTTCCAttcctctcccccccccccccccactgaAAATGCTCTTTGCCTCCTCTCACTTCTCTCTCATCAGTTCCTTGCCCTTACCTTTTTGGTCACTGTGGTTGCAgtgaactctctctttctctcccgcAACTAGCTAGCGAGGGTTTAGAGATCTTCTTTCAACTTTCACATCTCCAGCAATCAAAGAAGAGATCTTGAAATTAAGAGGCTTTTACACAAGGGAGCGAAGGTAATCAATAATAATATTACATTCTTTTGCATCTAATGATACCTGATAATCAAAAATCTATCAGAGAAGGGTAAGGATCAAAGTACATACAAACagaatcttcttcttcttataaaTATTGTATTTGAATGTTGTCTCATTAATCTGGTGAAAATATGCCTCCTGATAGTTAAGTTTGAAGGGTTTGATCCAGGACACTGGCTTGTGGATTTGGTGTAGGATAACAAttagaagatgatgaactgcACACTTGTATACAGAAATAAAATTGGAATCTGTAGTTTCTGCATTTgatttacataagaaattaaggaGTTGTTAATTTGTATttgttatataatatatatgtatgtatgtatgtatgtatgtatatatatatatatatatatataagtaggtATCTGATCATTTTGTGTGaattctgagagagagagagagggagagagtagAAGAAAGGGAGGAACTATATTAGTCTAACTTAAGTCTGGAATCTATGGAGTACTTAACTAATTCAATTCTGTATAACTTTGATTTTCATGCCTTTTCTATCGTTTTCCCTCATTTGGAATTTTcgaaatttaaaacatttgtagGGTTTTTGAACAGCTTTTAAGTAACAATATTCAAAACATGCAGTAGCATTCAAATTCAAGAATGACAGCTGATTGTCTGGCAAAAAAGTAAAGAAGtttgaaattgaacaaaaaaaataaaaatcatgcaGCTATAGCAGCTATGTTTTAGGTTTTTGATTCGGCAAGTACTAAATGTCGGCTAGTATCTCCAAACTGACTATAAAACGGTTTCCTACTTAATTACTAGCTAATTAATTCAGCAGGATCACCTTTGATCTCAGTTTAACAAGAAAACTTctaccttttttgtttttcctatACAAAAGACGAGATGTAGACACAATTAGGAGATTCATGTCAAGATAGAGAATTATGATAAGAGTTTTATAAGAGTTACTCGCTCGTATCTCTCCATGTTCATGCAACTAAGATTTAATTTCGGTGACTTCATTGTCCAGTAATGCGTACCAAAGAAAACATAGTTGGTGGTCTTTAATTTTAATGGAATTTAAGTCTTAGTTTGGTGCAGTACTGCAGGATCGGATGGCTTCATCGAGTACGAGTAGTTATACAAATTCTCCTTGTGCTGCGTGCAAGTTCTTGAGGAGAAAATGCATGCCGGATTGCATATTTGCACCCTATTTCCCACCGGAGGAGCCCCAAAAGTTTGCCAATGTTCACAAGATATTTGGTGCAAGTAATGTGAGTAAGCTTCTCAATGAAGTCCACCCCCACCAGAGAGAAGATGCGGTGAACTCTTTGGCCTACGAAGCTGAGGCTCGGATGAAAGATCCTGTCTACGGATGTGTTGGAGCCATCTCAGTACTCCAAAGGCAAGTCATTCGCCTTCAGAAGGAGTTGGACGAGACTAATGCTGATCTCGTCCGGTATGCCAGCAGCTACAACCATGAAATATTGCTGCCAACATCTCAGTCCGAGAGGTCTAGTAGTAGTAGGGTTCGTGGAGGAGGGTCTCTAGGTCAAAATTCTGGTTCGTATTTTGATCCACCATGGAATAGAAATGCTTATGGAGATAGAAATtatgagagaggaggaggagaaggagataTATAAATTTAAGTAGATTACAGTGCTCTAGTCTATTGTGTTAAATGTGCCAAAGAGAGGAAATAAAGTAGCTTCATATATGTTGTATGTGTCAATAATTATTAGGAGTAGACCTGGTTTTTTAGGGTTTCTCCTGGGTATCCATGTAAACAGGTTTTAGTAATATGTATCCTATACTCTGTGGAAAGCCTTGTGTATCTATCTGTATATCTCTCTTGTGATATATAATATTGAAAGCATTTTATAAATATTGCTGGCCCGATTATATATGCATTAAGTATATGTGTTGAAGATGAAGAGCGATGCTAATCACTAAGCTTATTGTGTTGTTTATTACTTAACATGGAATTCTAGACCAATTTCTTTGGAATACATGTTGGTGTGTTAGAAAGAACCTTAATATTAAGTGAAAAACAAACACTATTATTGATCTACTTCTAGTTAAAGACTGGATCCACGCGAGCTAGGTTAAGATCGAATGTGGTAAACAAACACAATGCTTCCGATGTTAATTTGTGAGTCTAATTTTGGCATAGTTGGTGCCTGCAGTTTTTTATACAAGCAAtattaaaaagataaaaaaaagtcAGAAACCAACTATTGAATGCACAAAATGGTGTTAAACTACTTAAACTATAAACTCTTTTCAATAAACTTGATTTAATTGACGTTGATCGAACAATGAACACAGTGAAAGCGAGAAAAGAAACATCTCGTCTCTCACCATATGGGCTCCCTTTCCCTTTTCCCTATCCATGCATTGTATCAGGTCTATTACAAGTGTGAACAAAACAAATGGACCACCGGTGGTTGTGTGGTATATTCTTATTCCCAACTTTTTTTGCCTCATCAAttgcaaaaaattaacaatactCTGCCACTTATAGGCTTATAGCCTTTAGCTCCAATTCAACAGATGTTTAAAATTGGCTGTCAATTATCCAAAGTATTATAGCCTTACTCTATTAAATATTTCTCACAACTTTCATATCTACTGTCAGTAATCAGAGTCTGCAAATTTTCCAAGGGACAGACAGACACACATGGCAGCACTGTAAAAATTTTGACTTCTTCACCCCAAAAACAAAGATATTTTAaccttaattaattatatatatctaCTGCTTGCGAATTTCAGGTCCTTGCCCATTATAACGTGGACAAAGATTGTCTGCTCTTCATTTTCGATGTACTTCTCGTATCATTTTGTTTATATGGTTAGTATCATTTTGTTTATGTAGTtacgattaagtcacgtcaacattttatattactatttatttttattttattatatttataaaaaaataatataaaatattgacatgtcttaaccgtgatcacacaaaataaGAGGATACCAGAAatgaagggcagacaatccttgtccttatAACATTGCAAGTCTATACAGTACTACTGTCACAGTCACTGTCTGAATTCTGCAGAAAAGCTACAGTAAGTCGCACAGATGATGCCTACTCTCTATGAATTAGGATCCACAAAACAAAAGGGATTGTTTGCCTTGCCCATGTGATGATAGAAGATTATTGAAGGGTACCCTGCACCCTTCACAGATCATCATTTTAACTGTCGGACCCATTTTTCTTAACCATTATTTGGATTTTTACAAAAATCTACCGATGTTCTCGTTAAAAAAAAACGATTATGAGACTGAAATTTATGACAAAAAAAGTAAATGAAGACTTGAAAGATACTCTAAGAAAATACATAAGGTATTTGAAGTTAACGAAAGATTTTGTAAAATTAAGCGCTGTGTCGTTTAGGATTTATACACCGATCCCATTTATTGGGataaaattttgttgttgtatttacCATATCCTTTTACTAATCATCAAGTCCCTTTCGACATCCGAATCAAGTGGCTACCCCCCAAAGTTTCTATATGCATGCTTCAGGGTTACTATTCTTGGTCTTGTTTTGAATAGAGCAAATCTTCGGTAGGGCAACACTCATAAAGAGAGTAAAAATAGTGAGATCTGATATGACCATCAAAATACCGTGTCTTTGTTTTTGTGAGAGCAGCCGGACAATACCTTAGGGCAGCTAGGCCACATGTATTGTCCGACTATCCTAAGGTATTGTTCATTTGAATTGATTCtagaaaactttaacgaaaagtccttggtattgttcactttaacgaaaaatcatatttttacactaaaaaatcaatcatggtactatttactttactctttattttgttcttatcgttaaaactcaaagttttcaaaccattttcattagtttttccttGATTATACCCTTGGAATTTTGATTCTTTAAGCAATAGTAACATTGTCCCGTGCACATGCATATTTTTAACTGATGTTGATGCTTGCAGCTGGGGGAGGTTTCATTAGAGCACTAGTAGCTGCTCATGGTTCGACAGTAGTACGTTTATATTTGAATAGCACTAGCAGTAGGCACTAAGATTTTGATGTCGGGTTTTTGCTTTTACACCAAAGATTGTCTAATCTTTTCATTTTACCTACATTATTGGGATAAGATTTCCTTAGTATAGTATATATTTACAGGACGACTGTGTGCAATATCTGCATACGTACTGTGACAATTGCACTCTTTGACATGTGAGAGTGCGATTAAACTTCTCTGTCACGGATAAACCTCCATGTATGCACCTCTCGTTCTCTCGTAGTGAAAGTTGATGAGAGACTTAGAGAAGGAGAGTATCATTCTCGTGACAGGAAATATTGTAGACGATGACACAACAAAAGCCATAGGTTAATGagaaaaatgacatgaaaagAAGACTTCATATGTGATATGTCTCTCATTTAGCAATGCAAAAAGTAGCACGCGTAACAGAAGAAAGTGTCAAAAAAACGTCGTAATCGTTCTATTTTGGGGTATTGAGATAGCTCTTATCCCAGGTCCTGTCCATCGCTCTCCAGATGTTTGGGCCACCACAAACCGCCCAAAAAGTGATCCTAAAGGCCCAACATCAAGAATTGACAAGCCAGCCTTCGTTCGGCCGAATCAAATCGCAGTCTCTTTGACAGACTGATTAGACATTTGCATCAAAGCTTACATGGAACACATTCATGGATTGAGATCACCTGATCTCACACTCTAAAGAGACAGACTCAATCATCCGGATCATTTAATTTAAATCTTGCAGTTTCTATTAGTCTCATCTTATTAGCTCATTTCACACTCAGAATCAcattctcatctctctctccaacgcccttctctctctcttgaacGGTCCAAATTACTAGATCCATTGACTCTAAAGTGTGAGATCCAAAGAGGATCTCAATCCCACATTCACCACCAAGACGTTCTAGGATGTCAATAAGTCACCATGGCAAAGCCTCAAGCATTAAAGTCGGCTAAGAGCAGAGAATCTTGGGTATGATTGTATGCACTGGCGGAGCGACTTTAAAGGCTACCCTAGGTTATATCCGAAGTagcttttgatgaaaaataaattttttattgatcTTGAAATGTGACCCATCATATATTTAGTTATTAATCctaattttcttgttttaattatataatacagATTACAAGCTATCTCTTTTTCTTATATCATTTCTTGTACATATACAAGTTtggatttgtttgaattttaacaCATATTTATTTAATAACTAAAATTCTTAGCTCACCTTGTGAAAATTTTCTTAAACTAGCTAATACTATAAAAAACATAGTAACAAGTTTCTTTCTTGATAAAGATTTAATCGTTAAGCTAGCTCACCTGGTTAAAAATTTCTAGCTCTGCCACCATATGAGTGACACAAAATCAGACTTGTTAGACTATCGGATAAGAAGTTGTCATGAAGTTATCATGTTAACACGAATGGAGTCtgattaataaaaaacaaagggTGTGTGTGATGCTGTGAGAGAAAGTGCGGCAGGAGAAGGGGCTATTGCTTTACCCAAGTTTGGGGTCCCCACTTAGCGATATTCCAAGTAATACAGTGACCTTAAGCATGCCCAATGAACAGTAGGAGAGGCCTCTAGAGATCATCCCGGTGCTTATAACACCGGTAATATACCTTCATGATCAACTCAAAGAACGTTTAAGCAATGATTAAAACCAATACAAAGATTAATCAAGTCAATACCACCAAAATTACAAGTGCTACTCTGGTGTTTGGCAAGTCGTGCTCCACCCACCAACATGCACATAAACAACTAGAGAAATATAATTCAGCATTTCTCTTGCACTGATTCCTTATCTGTAGATGCCTCCATCCTTTGAAGATTCTTTCTTTGCCCGTAGTCCGGGTCTTTTAGGACTTCCCCTTCTTTATAAGTCGTGAGGGACGCTTAAAATGAGTATTGAATCTTCAGTCTATCAGCATAAGTACCTCCTTAACAAATTTTCCGGCGTTCCGTTTCTAGCCAGACCGCCAGTTCATGAAATCCTAACATGCATTTCCTCCCCAACTTCCGCAAATATTTCGTCCACCCTTTTAAAAAGAAGAATCTATTCAAACCTCTCATATATGAACTttcaaaacaaaagtaaaaagtCTGAACTGAACTTAGACACCGAGATCATTCTTACCTGTGAGCATCTATATTCACCTCTGCAATCCACGTCGTTAGATAAACCTGAAAAATCAAATTGATTTAGAGGTACTGAAATCCATGAAGGGAAATACCAAGCTTTGATAATTTATTATTCGACTATAATGTGTGACTCCATTCTATTTCACTTTGATGAATAAGAGAATAACTATTTCAAACATGTTATGAATTATCTGTGTTAGTCTCAGTCCTTAAAATCAATAAAAGAAATCTTTTCAGAGCGACCCGTATCCCTCATGCTATATATCCTGACTAGGAACTTCCACATGTATTGGCGAATATAAGATAATGAGAAACAATTTGAGCACAAACATATTTTCGGGATTACCAATTGCATTAATCAATAGCACCCATACCTGCAAAACATCATGATCTGGCTGCTGATTACATCGTGCAGCTGGCATTTCGAATTTCTGATCATCCAATCTTGGATAGATTGGCTTACAAGTCTCCTCACCATATAAGTTGCATATACTCAACTCACCAAATTCTCCCGGATAAAGCTCATCCGACCAATCCAAACTGTTTACTGTTGGAATGTCACAACTAATTGAAAGTAATTCCACTACAACCAAACGCTGCACAgacaaaacaacacaaagacATAACATGTAATAGAACATACAGAAATTTGACCAGATACCATAGCAGCCCAGGAGTGACAACATACCTTCAAATTTAGCTCCAATGTAAACATCTGGACAAGCTCCTCCGCCAGTTTTTCTGAGATTGTTTCCACAATCAGAGTTTAGAATCATATGAAACTTATAGGATCTTAGCTTTACGCATTTTTTTTACTGATTTAGCTGGCTGTTTAGTGTTTTACCAACCGTACAATACCAAATGACATTGTTGCTAGTAAAGGCAGGTTTGGTCAAAGGACCTCTGATATACTCTATTTCTCTAGCTGTCTTAACCTCTATTGTCTTTTGTCACTTGAGATTTTGCATAGTTCCATTTACATTTCAAACTAGTTAAAAAATGTTGGATGACCAGAGAAACTCATCACAAAAGTGGAATCTCTGAACCACGAACATGTTCATGTACATTTGCAAGATGGAGCAGTGAAAAAGCACTCCCCATTGtgacagaaaaaaaatgtatagaCTCGAACTAAAACCAAGCATACGCACATTATCAATCAATATCACATGAAAAGATGTAAGAGGGTCTTTAATTTAACGAACCAAAGCAAGAGATGGACCAAAATGCAAAGACTGGAATTCCGCCACCATCTCCGGGATCATTCTTATCTTCAGAACAGCCAGAAGATTGTACGAGTGGATTATTGGTTGCCCCCTTGACAAAGCATCTCATGGATCTACCAGTTTGGACCATGTGAGTTACAACTGAAACCTGGAGATAATAGtgataaaacaaacaaaataaaaaaacgaaGGCACCAAACGATctcttaaaaaatgaaaatccttGCTTCATTCAATATGCAACTATACATCATAAAATTTGATAACCGCCCGAGAAATCAAACCATACATGTTATTAAGTAACTTATAAGTCCAAATTGCTTATATGAATCAGTCTGACATGATCCTGAAAACTCATATGTTGTATTGACATTCATCTAAAATTAATGTCGTCGACGTTTTGAGTCAATACAAACCACATGCTGTCTATTTCAGATAACACAATTTACGAAAAATACTagtaaaatgatgaagatgcatACCATGTCCTTGTACGAGGATAAAAGTCCGCTTCGATGAAGCTCCTGAAACGAAATTAAGAAGGTATTACAACACAAGAGCGATGCTTATCATGATCAATGTTGCAAGAGTTGTAAAAGCGGAATGTAAAAGGCTAAAAGCTGCTTGCTTGTTAACATTACCTGCTGCTTAAATAATTTCTGGCAAGCTTTCTTTCGTATATTAGGCATATCACTCAGAACTCCCAACTCCATTGAAGGCATGTATCTGAAGCAAAacacgcgcacacacacagTGAGTCAGTCAGTCGCACTCTCACCCTGAACAATTGAAGCTCTAAGCAAAAAGcatgaaaatttgaaactttaacaaaa belongs to Malus sylvestris chromosome 17, drMalSylv7.2, whole genome shotgun sequence and includes:
- the LOC126610523 gene encoding LOB domain-containing protein 25-like, translated to MASSSTSSYTNSPCAACKFLRRKCMPDCIFAPYFPPEEPQKFANVHKIFGASNVSKLLNEVHPHQREDAVNSLAYEAEARMKDPVYGCVGAISVLQRQVIRLQKELDETNADLVRYASSYNHEILLPTSQSERSSSSRVRGGGSLGQNSGSYFDPPWNRNAYGDRNYERGGGEGDI
- the LOC126610524 gene encoding uncharacterized protein LOC126610524; the encoded protein is MANPTENPAMETPSPATPSSSYSSPYTPKPENPAPQSPSPSPALASTARLWRPTAQRNLRNQWPKLASYRQQWASSSSTARSHATSLVNSYLSLKYMPSMELGVLSDMPNIRKKACQKLFKQQELHRSGLLSSYKDMVSVVTHMVQTGRSMRCFVKGATNNPLVQSSGCSEDKNDPGDGGGIPVFAFWSISCFEKLAEELVQMFTLELNLKRLVVVELLSISCDIPTVNSLDWSDELYPGEFGELSICNLYGEETCKPIYPRLDDQKFEMPAARCNQQPDHDVLQVYLTTWIAEVNIDAHRVDEIFAEVGEEMHVRIS